One window of the Nocardia terpenica genome contains the following:
- the sigJ gene encoding RNA polymerase sigma factor SigJ encodes MVAALLADLFESHRAHLLSVAYRLTGSVTDAEDAVQESWLRLATARQYEIEDLRAWLTTVVSRICLDRMRSAASRREHYVGQWLPEPVVTAPTPSSTPDPLETVVRKQEFRLAALIVLDTLTPPQRVSFVLHDGFGVPFDEIADILDVSTDAARQLATRARKAVAHTPEPVADTTHVAAVQRLLTALASGDIAAVVAALHPDAEFVADAGGTTRTALKAVVGAEKFARLALSLLTRFDLDLSERNSVEFEFVNVNGQLGLLLAERAPRGDVPGSPTRVIGFTVRDGRVGGAYDLSNPTKLAGVRVGR; translated from the coding sequence ATGGTTGCCGCTCTGCTCGCCGATCTGTTCGAATCCCATCGGGCGCACCTGCTCTCGGTGGCCTATCGGCTGACGGGCAGCGTCACCGATGCCGAGGACGCGGTGCAGGAGAGCTGGCTACGGCTGGCCACCGCGCGGCAGTACGAAATCGAAGACCTCCGCGCCTGGCTCACCACCGTGGTGAGCCGGATCTGCCTGGACCGCATGCGCAGTGCCGCGTCCCGGCGCGAACACTATGTGGGGCAGTGGCTTCCGGAACCGGTGGTGACCGCGCCGACCCCGTCGAGCACGCCCGATCCGCTGGAAACCGTGGTGCGCAAACAGGAGTTCCGGCTCGCCGCGCTCATCGTGCTCGACACCCTCACGCCCCCGCAGCGCGTGTCGTTCGTGCTGCACGACGGGTTCGGCGTGCCGTTCGACGAGATCGCGGACATCCTCGACGTCTCCACCGACGCGGCGCGGCAGCTGGCGACCCGCGCCCGGAAGGCCGTGGCGCACACGCCGGAACCGGTCGCGGACACCACGCACGTCGCCGCGGTGCAGCGGCTGCTGACGGCGCTGGCCAGCGGCGATATCGCGGCGGTGGTGGCGGCCCTGCACCCGGACGCGGAATTCGTCGCCGACGCCGGCGGCACCACCCGCACCGCGCTCAAAGCCGTTGTGGGAGCGGAGAAGTTCGCGCGCCTGGCGCTGTCGCTGCTCACCCGGTTCGACCTGGACCTGTCGGAGCGCAATTCCGTCGAGTTCGAATTCGTCAACGTCAACGGCCAATTGGGGCTGCTGCTGGCCGAGCGGGCCCCGCGGGGCGACGTGCCGGGCTCGCCCACCCGCGTCATCGGTTTCACCGTCCGCGACGGACGCGTCGGCGGCGCTTACGATCTGTCGAACCCGACGAAGCTGGCGGGGGTTCGGGTGGGGCGGTGA
- a CDS encoding substrate-binding domain-containing protein produces the protein MFRRMVFATVALCAAAGLTGACAANPPSSGGSGKQFVVGYSQSNNAEPYRAQLNLQLQYFVRQHPDLRLLPITDAHQDSATQVSQVQNFVQQKVDALIVSPNEPAPLTAAVQQACAAHIPVVILDRSVNTDCYSAFIGGDNYAIGKLAGQAAVQALPKGGNAVELRGILSDQPQVDRDKGFRDAVAGHDITIIDQQEAKWLKADATTIMQQWLSKGDKIDLVYAQNDDMALGAQLAVAGAGRAGQIPIIGIDGLAIPTGGLRAVQNGQLLTTFVYPTCAEQAVDTVEKLVHHEPVDKKQTLQTTRVTKDNAAQLYQEYDMSGKVGG, from the coding sequence ATGTTCAGACGTATGGTTTTTGCGACGGTGGCGCTGTGTGCGGCGGCCGGGCTGACCGGTGCGTGTGCGGCCAATCCGCCGAGTTCCGGGGGGTCGGGCAAGCAGTTCGTCGTCGGCTACTCACAGTCCAACAATGCCGAACCCTATCGGGCGCAACTGAATCTGCAGTTGCAGTACTTCGTCAGGCAGCATCCGGATCTGCGGCTGCTGCCGATCACCGACGCGCATCAGGACAGCGCGACCCAGGTGAGTCAGGTGCAGAACTTCGTGCAGCAGAAGGTCGATGCGCTGATCGTGTCGCCCAACGAGCCCGCCCCGCTCACCGCGGCCGTGCAGCAGGCGTGCGCCGCGCACATCCCGGTCGTCATTCTCGACCGCAGCGTGAACACCGACTGCTACAGCGCGTTCATCGGCGGCGACAACTACGCCATCGGCAAGCTGGCGGGACAGGCCGCGGTGCAGGCACTACCCAAGGGCGGCAACGCGGTCGAGCTGCGCGGCATCCTGTCCGATCAGCCGCAGGTCGACCGCGACAAGGGCTTCCGCGATGCCGTCGCCGGGCACGACATCACCATTATCGACCAGCAGGAAGCCAAGTGGCTCAAGGCCGATGCCACCACGATCATGCAGCAGTGGCTGTCCAAGGGCGACAAGATCGACCTGGTCTACGCGCAGAACGACGATATGGCGCTGGGCGCGCAGCTGGCCGTCGCCGGGGCGGGCCGGGCCGGGCAGATCCCGATCATCGGCATCGACGGCCTCGCCATCCCGACCGGCGGCCTGCGGGCGGTGCAGAACGGCCAGCTGCTGACCACCTTCGTCTACCCGACCTGCGCCGAACAGGCCGTCGACACGGTGGAGAAACTGGTGCACCACGAGCCCGTCGACAAGAAGCAGACCCTGCAGACCACCCGGGTCACCAAGGACAATGCGGCCCAGCTCTATCAGGAATACGACATGTCCGGGAAGGTCGGCGGCTGA
- a CDS encoding ABC transporter permease, with translation MTDTIPAADEREEPGSPLSRLRSRLIRALPYLGAAQGYIGLLLVIAVGIVTKGQYFWNQTNLTNAISAFASRGILAVGVTLVILTAGIDLSVGSVLGIGSMTAAMLLVHHDLSPWLIVPASALVGAFFGLCNGLGTTVLRIQSFVMTLAMLSVVRGLDRQISGNVAVGTAVSDPSGHLTPRAEQFALLGTPGYTLFKGTWLPLFGTGGIAYPVLAFVAVCVVGQLVLAKTRFGRHIYAVGGNPTAARLSGVNVTLVVVAVFTLSGMLAGFAGPIDAAYSASADPLAGTGYELDAIAAAVIGGASLAGGRGTITGTFVGALILTLLDNVLGLNAISTNAQLIIKGLIVVVAVVLQRPGFFRAVVDPAVRWWRQRSRPKARRDQ, from the coding sequence ATGACCGACACCATTCCCGCCGCGGACGAGCGCGAGGAGCCGGGCTCGCCGCTGTCTCGACTGCGGTCGCGGCTGATCCGCGCGCTGCCGTATCTCGGTGCGGCACAGGGCTATATCGGCCTGCTGCTGGTGATCGCCGTCGGCATCGTCACCAAGGGCCAGTACTTCTGGAACCAGACCAATCTCACCAATGCCATCTCCGCGTTCGCCTCGCGCGGGATTCTCGCGGTCGGTGTCACGCTGGTGATCCTCACCGCCGGTATCGATCTCTCGGTCGGGTCGGTGCTGGGTATCGGCTCGATGACCGCGGCCATGCTGCTGGTGCACCACGATCTGTCGCCGTGGCTGATCGTGCCCGCCTCGGCGCTGGTCGGCGCGTTCTTCGGGCTGTGCAACGGGCTGGGCACCACGGTGCTGCGCATCCAGTCGTTCGTCATGACGCTGGCGATGCTGTCGGTGGTGCGCGGGCTGGATCGGCAGATCTCCGGCAATGTGGCGGTGGGAACGGCGGTTTCGGATCCCAGCGGGCACCTGACGCCGCGGGCCGAGCAGTTCGCGCTGCTCGGCACCCCCGGATACACGCTGTTCAAGGGCACCTGGCTGCCGCTGTTCGGGACGGGCGGAATCGCCTATCCGGTCCTGGCTTTCGTCGCGGTGTGCGTCGTCGGGCAGCTGGTGCTGGCCAAGACGCGGTTCGGTCGCCACATCTACGCGGTCGGCGGAAATCCCACGGCGGCACGGCTTTCCGGGGTGAACGTGACCTTGGTCGTGGTCGCGGTCTTCACGCTGTCGGGCATGCTGGCCGGTTTCGCCGGGCCCATCGACGCCGCCTACAGCGCCTCGGCGGATCCGCTGGCCGGTACCGGGTACGAGCTGGATGCCATTGCCGCGGCGGTGATCGGCGGGGCCAGCCTGGCCGGGGGCCGGGGCACCATCACCGGGACGTTCGTCGGCGCGTTGATTCTCACGCTGCTCGACAATGTGCTGGGGCTGAACGCGATCAGCACCAATGCGCAGCTGATCATCAAGGGGTTGATCGTCGTGGTCGCGGTGGTGTTGCAGCGGCCGGGGTTCTTCCGCGCGGTGGTGGATCCGGCGGTTCGGTGGTGGCGGCAGAGGTCCCGGCCAAAGGCACGCCGGGACCAATGA
- a CDS encoding sugar ABC transporter ATP-binding protein codes for MTATQTHDDTVLLTMSGIVKEFPGVRALRGVELTLRRGEVLALLGENGAGKSTLMNILAGVFPPDGGTIEIDGSPAHLRSPKDAARHGVAMIHQELNLVPELSIADNLFLGQELRTARGTLDRSAMDARTRELLARVGLPLPPRRLVRQCRLAEQQLIEVAKALNHDLRVLVMDEPTSALTESEAQRLFTVIRTLTGHGVGVVYISHRIEELEQIADTVMVLRDGAHVGRRPMRSTDRAELIGLMVGRPLGELFPRRPEQHSDGPVRLRVDDLRTAPGPGSDAVALQGISFEVAEGEIVGLAGLMGAGRSEVLEALYGAGHGVTGDIRLSGRGYRPHGPRRAIVRGFALVAEDRKAQSLVLGNTVRFNASLAALRRYLRPWRTIDTRRERAEVGAQLAELRVKAASQATAVGTLSGGNQQKVVLAKCLLTRPSVLLVDEPTRGIDVGAKAEVHALLDRLARDGAAVLAVSSELPELIGMCDRILVLCEGRLTGEFHRDPARGAPFDQEAILAAAMARPAATRPAAPVPPDDREESA; via the coding sequence ATGACCGCGACACAAACGCACGACGACACGGTGCTGCTCACCATGAGCGGCATCGTCAAGGAGTTCCCGGGCGTGCGGGCGCTGCGCGGCGTCGAGCTGACCCTGCGGCGCGGCGAGGTGCTCGCCCTGCTCGGCGAGAACGGCGCGGGCAAATCCACGCTGATGAACATCCTCGCGGGAGTGTTCCCGCCGGACGGTGGGACCATCGAGATCGACGGCAGCCCAGCGCATCTGCGCTCGCCGAAGGACGCCGCGCGGCACGGGGTGGCGATGATCCACCAGGAGCTGAACCTGGTGCCCGAGCTGTCGATCGCCGACAACCTGTTCCTCGGGCAGGAATTGCGTACCGCGCGCGGCACTCTGGACCGGTCGGCGATGGACGCCCGCACCCGCGAGCTGCTGGCGCGGGTCGGGTTGCCGCTGCCGCCACGGCGATTGGTGCGGCAGTGCCGCCTCGCCGAACAGCAGCTCATCGAGGTCGCCAAGGCGCTCAACCACGATCTGCGGGTGCTGGTGATGGACGAGCCCACCTCGGCCCTCACCGAATCGGAGGCGCAGCGGCTGTTCACGGTCATCCGCACGCTGACCGGGCACGGCGTCGGCGTCGTCTACATCTCGCACCGCATCGAGGAATTGGAGCAGATCGCCGACACCGTCATGGTGCTGCGCGACGGCGCGCACGTGGGACGCCGACCGATGCGATCCACCGATCGCGCCGAACTCATCGGCCTGATGGTCGGCCGCCCGCTGGGCGAGCTGTTTCCCCGTCGCCCCGAACAACATTCGGACGGCCCGGTCCGGCTGCGCGTCGACGACCTGCGCACCGCGCCGGGGCCGGGCAGCGACGCCGTTGCCCTGCAAGGTATTTCGTTCGAGGTGGCGGAGGGTGAGATCGTCGGCTTGGCCGGGCTCATGGGCGCGGGTCGCAGCGAGGTGCTGGAGGCGCTCTACGGCGCGGGGCACGGCGTCACCGGTGATATTCGCCTGTCCGGCAGGGGTTATCGGCCGCACGGCCCGCGCCGCGCCATTGTCCGCGGTTTCGCGCTGGTCGCCGAGGATCGCAAGGCGCAGAGCCTGGTGCTCGGAAATACGGTGCGGTTCAACGCCTCCCTGGCGGCGCTGCGCCGGTATCTGCGGCCGTGGCGGACCATCGACACCCGGCGCGAGCGCGCCGAGGTCGGGGCGCAGCTGGCCGAGCTGCGGGTCAAGGCGGCCTCGCAGGCGACCGCGGTCGGCACCCTGTCCGGCGGCAACCAGCAGAAGGTGGTGCTGGCCAAATGCCTGCTCACCCGGCCCTCGGTGCTGCTGGTGGACGAGCCGACCCGGGGCATCGACGTCGGCGCCAAGGCCGAGGTGCACGCGCTGCTGGACCGGCTGGCCCGCGACGGCGCGGCCGTGCTCGCGGTCTCCTCCGAACTGCCCGAGCTGATCGGCATGTGCGACCGCATCCTGGTGCTGTGCGAGGGCAGGCTGACCGGCGAATTCCACCGCGACCCCGCCCGCGGCGCGCCGTTCGACCAGGAGGCGATCCTGGCCGCGGCCATGGCCCGCCCCGCGGCCACCCGACCGGCCGCGCCGGTCCCGCCCGACGATCGTGAGGAGTCGGCATGA
- a CDS encoding L-fucose/L-arabinose isomerase family protein, giving the protein MARIGLLPMSDGRDFVHRDVADFIAQGAAALAGALRDAGHEVIVADIVSTNRIATAQARWLADQRVDLTVFHYAVWAFPHFTMLAADATTGPLLLFGGLDPVQPGMVGMLAAGGALDQIGRRHTRAWGDIGDPATRDRVLVQVRAAAATQALRGSTFGRIGGRPMGMYTAVADTDQWMRTFGIDVEEIDQWELVRRSELAEPGRVAQARLWLEKNAAGVHYDGKRLTPELLERQIRSYYAMRELIDEWNLDFSGIKGQPELTNHFATMDIAEAFLNDPYDWDGPKPTHVTATESDMDAALTMQLLKGLSGTPVLFADVRHYHADKDVWDLCNSGQHATWFAARSDDPRENLARTHFYPEVFFFPAGGASVHHLAAPGEFTLARLTRLDGRYRMQVMRGAFETYDAATNEAMMRMSTFEWPHAFARLRVDAAEFLNRFGANHIHAIPGEHVAELRAVCDLLGIDYDGFGDAA; this is encoded by the coding sequence GTGGCTCGCATCGGATTGCTGCCCATGTCCGACGGACGCGACTTCGTGCATCGCGATGTCGCCGACTTCATCGCCCAGGGGGCCGCCGCGCTCGCGGGCGCCCTGCGCGACGCCGGGCACGAGGTGATCGTCGCCGACATCGTCTCCACCAACCGGATAGCCACCGCCCAGGCCCGATGGCTGGCCGACCAGCGCGTCGACCTCACCGTATTCCATTACGCGGTCTGGGCTTTCCCGCACTTCACCATGCTCGCCGCCGACGCCACCACCGGTCCGCTGCTGCTGTTCGGCGGCCTGGATCCGGTGCAGCCCGGCATGGTCGGCATGCTCGCGGCGGGCGGCGCGCTCGACCAGATCGGCCGCCGGCACACCCGCGCCTGGGGCGATATCGGCGATCCCGCCACCCGGGACCGGGTGCTGGTGCAGGTCCGCGCGGCCGCGGCCACCCAGGCGCTGCGCGGCTCGACCTTCGGCCGCATCGGCGGGCGGCCGATGGGCATGTACACCGCGGTGGCCGATACCGATCAGTGGATGCGCACCTTCGGCATCGATGTCGAGGAGATCGATCAGTGGGAGTTGGTGCGGCGCAGCGAACTCGCGGAACCGGGACGGGTGGCGCAGGCCCGGCTGTGGCTCGAGAAGAACGCCGCCGGAGTGCATTACGACGGCAAGCGCCTCACCCCCGAACTGCTGGAGCGCCAGATTCGGTCGTACTACGCGATGCGGGAGCTCATCGACGAGTGGAACCTGGACTTCTCCGGCATCAAGGGCCAGCCGGAACTGACCAATCACTTCGCCACGATGGACATCGCGGAGGCATTCCTCAACGACCCCTACGACTGGGACGGCCCCAAGCCCACCCACGTGACGGCCACCGAATCCGATATGGACGCCGCGCTGACCATGCAGCTGCTCAAGGGCCTGTCCGGCACCCCGGTGCTGTTCGCCGACGTCCGCCACTACCACGCCGACAAAGACGTGTGGGACCTGTGCAATTCGGGCCAGCACGCCACCTGGTTCGCCGCCCGTTCCGACGACCCGCGCGAGAATCTGGCCAGGACCCACTTCTATCCGGAGGTGTTCTTCTTCCCCGCCGGCGGCGCGTCGGTGCATCATCTGGCCGCCCCCGGCGAATTCACCCTGGCCCGGCTCACCCGCCTGGACGGCCGCTACCGCATGCAGGTGATGCGCGGCGCGTTCGAAACCTACGACGCCGCCACCAACGAGGCCATGATGCGGATGTCGACGTTCGAGTGGCCGCACGCCTTCGCCCGCCTGCGCGTGGACGCCGCCGAATTCCTGAATCGCTTCGGCGCCAACCACATCCACGCCATTCCCGGCGAGCACGTGGCGGAGCTGCGCGCGGTCTGCGACCTGTTGGGCATCGACTACGACGGTTTCGGTGACGCCGCCTGA
- a CDS encoding LacI family DNA-binding transcriptional regulator, whose protein sequence is MAVTIRDVAALAGVSPATVSRVLNADDRVAPELRERVRTAVAKLGYRPNSQARSLRTRATKVLGLIIADIQNPFFTALARGVEDAASERDYSVVLANSDESLDKELRYLEVAAAERMAGVILSPSSTGASRIETLTDRGIPVVTIDRRLRRAEVDSVTVNNQKAAKEAVDHLLAAGCRRIAMITGPADASTATSRLSGYRAALREADLEPDPALEVRGDYRVEGGRAAARTLLDLPERPDGLFVGNNLMMVGALDTLRRAGVDFPTDLLLAGFDEMSWAGFAPPITLVEQPSYDIGRRATELLLRRVNGEDFPTQRIVLPARLRIRESTHRPALA, encoded by the coding sequence ATGGCGGTGACGATCCGCGATGTCGCGGCGCTGGCCGGGGTCTCGCCCGCGACGGTGTCGCGGGTGCTGAACGCCGATGACCGGGTCGCGCCGGAGCTGCGCGAGCGGGTCCGCACGGCCGTCGCCAAGCTCGGGTACCGGCCCAACAGCCAGGCGCGCTCGCTGCGCACCCGGGCGACGAAGGTGCTCGGGCTGATCATCGCCGATATCCAGAACCCCTTCTTCACCGCGCTGGCCCGCGGCGTGGAGGACGCCGCCAGCGAGCGCGATTACTCTGTGGTGCTTGCCAATTCGGACGAGAGCCTGGACAAGGAGCTGCGGTATCTGGAGGTCGCCGCGGCCGAGCGGATGGCGGGGGTGATCCTGTCGCCGTCGTCGACCGGCGCCAGCCGCATCGAGACGCTCACCGATCGCGGTATCCCGGTGGTCACCATCGACCGGCGGCTGCGCCGGGCGGAGGTCGACAGCGTGACCGTCAACAATCAGAAGGCGGCCAAGGAGGCGGTGGACCATCTGCTCGCCGCCGGGTGCCGACGCATCGCCATGATCACCGGACCGGCCGACGCCTCCACGGCCACCAGCCGCCTGTCCGGCTACCGCGCCGCGCTGCGCGAGGCCGACCTGGAGCCGGACCCGGCCCTCGAGGTCCGCGGCGACTATCGCGTCGAGGGCGGCCGCGCCGCCGCCCGCACCCTGCTCGACCTGCCCGAACGCCCCGACGGCCTGTTCGTCGGCAACAACCTCATGATGGTCGGCGCCCTGGACACCCTGCGCCGGGCCGGTGTCGACTTCCCCACCGACCTCCTGCTGGCAGGCTTCGACGAAATGAGCTGGGCAGGCTTCGCCCCACCCATCACCCTGGTGGAACAGCCCAGCTACGACATAGGCAGGCGCGCAACAGAACTGCTCCTCCGCCGGGTGAACGGCGAAGACTTCCCCACCCAGCGCATAGTCCTCCCCGCCCGCCTCCGCATCCGCGAAAGCACCCACCGCCCCGCCCTCGCGTAA
- a CDS encoding pyridoxal phosphate-dependent aminotransferase, translating to MPHTPTVARLRPFASTIFAEMTELAVRHGAVNLGQGFPDSDGPAAMLETARTAIADGVNQYPPGRGVPALRRAIAADRARRYGVEYDPDRQILVTVGATEALAAAILGLVEPGAEVVLIEPYYDSYAAAVALAGATRRTARLVPDGDGFALDLDSLRAAITPKTRMLLLNSPHNPTGTVLGRADLRAIADLAAEHDLLVLADEVYEHLTFDGHEHISISTLPGMFERTVVVSSAAKTFSVTGWKIGWACGPAPLIDGVLAAKQFLTFVGGGPFQPAVAYALEHELDWVAGLRDSLSDKRLRLSKALSEAGFGVKRSDGTYFVCTDISPLTNSDALTFCRELPERLGVAAVPLSVFADDKPSWTHLVRWAFCKQDQTLDEAIRRLHTPH from the coding sequence ATGCCGCACACGCCGACCGTTGCCCGACTCCGCCCGTTCGCCTCGACCATCTTCGCCGAGATGACCGAGCTCGCCGTTCGCCACGGCGCGGTCAATCTCGGGCAGGGGTTTCCGGATTCGGATGGACCGGCGGCCATGCTCGAGACCGCGCGCACGGCCATTGCCGACGGGGTCAACCAGTATCCGCCGGGGCGCGGGGTGCCCGCGCTGCGGCGGGCCATCGCCGCGGACCGGGCGCGGCGGTACGGCGTGGAGTACGACCCGGACCGTCAGATATTGGTCACGGTCGGCGCGACCGAGGCGCTGGCGGCGGCCATCCTCGGCCTGGTGGAGCCGGGTGCGGAGGTGGTGCTCATCGAGCCCTACTACGACTCGTACGCGGCCGCCGTCGCGCTGGCGGGCGCGACCCGGCGCACCGCCCGCCTGGTCCCCGACGGCGACGGATTCGCCCTCGACCTGGACAGCCTGCGCGCCGCCATCACCCCGAAAACCCGCATGCTGCTGCTGAATTCGCCGCACAACCCGACCGGCACCGTTCTGGGCCGCGCCGACCTGCGGGCCATCGCCGACCTCGCCGCCGAGCACGATCTGCTGGTGCTGGCCGACGAGGTGTACGAGCACCTGACCTTCGACGGCCACGAGCACATCAGCATCTCGACGCTGCCGGGCATGTTCGAGCGCACCGTCGTGGTGTCCAGTGCCGCAAAAACATTCAGCGTCACCGGCTGGAAGATCGGCTGGGCGTGCGGACCGGCCCCGCTGATCGACGGCGTGCTCGCCGCCAAGCAGTTCCTGACCTTCGTCGGCGGCGGCCCGTTCCAGCCCGCCGTCGCCTACGCGCTGGAACACGAACTGGATTGGGTAGCGGGCCTACGCGACTCGCTCTCGGACAAGCGACTCCGCCTGTCCAAGGCCCTCTCCGAGGCCGGTTTCGGCGTAAAACGCAGCGACGGAACCTATTTCGTCTGCACCGACATCTCCCCCCTGACCAACTCCGACGCCCTCACCTTCTGCCGCGAACTCCCCGAACGCCTGGGCGTAGCCGCCGTCCCCCTCAGCGTCTTCGCCGACGACAAACCCTCCTGGACCCACTTGGTCCGCTGGGCCTTCTGCAAACAGGACCAAACCCTCGACGAGGCCATCCGCCGCCTCCACACCCCCCACTGA
- a CDS encoding LysE family translocator gives MIETSAVLGVALAELGLVLTPGPNMMYLVSRTVSQGRRAGMVSLTGVAVGFLCYLAAATAGITAIFAVVPGLYLALKLAGALYLGWLAWKALRPGGVSAFAPVDLPADSTRKLFTMGLVTNLLNPKIAILYMALIPQFVHPAQGPVWVQSLVLGAVQVAIALLVNGLIVLAAGAIATFLADRPLWLRAQRWITGTLLGTIAVLLATDRTRPLPA, from the coding sequence ATGATCGAGACGAGTGCGGTGCTGGGGGTGGCGCTGGCGGAGCTGGGGCTGGTGCTGACCCCCGGGCCGAACATGATGTATCTGGTGTCCCGCACCGTATCGCAGGGACGGCGCGCCGGAATGGTGTCGCTGACCGGGGTCGCCGTCGGATTCCTGTGTTATCTGGCGGCGGCCACCGCGGGCATCACGGCGATCTTCGCCGTGGTGCCCGGGCTGTATCTGGCCCTGAAGCTGGCCGGGGCGCTGTATCTGGGCTGGCTCGCGTGGAAAGCGCTACGGCCGGGCGGGGTTTCGGCCTTCGCGCCGGTCGACCTGCCCGCCGACTCCACCCGCAAGTTGTTCACCATGGGCCTGGTCACCAACCTGCTGAACCCGAAGATCGCCATCCTGTACATGGCCCTGATCCCGCAGTTCGTCCACCCCGCCCAGGGCCCCGTCTGGGTGCAGAGCCTCGTCCTCGGCGCGGTCCAGGTCGCCATCGCCCTCCTGGTGAACGGCCTGATCGTGCTCGCCGCAGGCGCCATCGCGACCTTCCTCGCCGACCGCCCCCTCTGGCTCCGCGCCCAACGCTGGATCACCGGCACCCTCCTGGGCACCATCGCCGTCCTCCTGGCCACCGACCGCACCCGCCCGCTCCCGGCCTGA
- a CDS encoding 3-deoxy-7-phosphoheptulonate synthase yields the protein MTATADEPVEVSQILARHADAADLDDRRTLSISPLLSPADIRRAHPIDEPLAVTVRAGRRATVDVLNGADDRLMVIVGPCSVHDPDAALDYARRLAAKADEVSDRLHVVMRVYFEKPRTTLGWKGLINDPHLDGSFDINTGLRLGRRLLVDITALGLPVACEFLDPITPQYIADLVSYGAIGARTAASQVHRQLASALSMPVGIKNGTDGDVQVAVDGVRAAAASHVFPGTDLDGRSALIRTAGNPDCHVILRGGSSGPNYDAESVAQACGRLDKAGLPRRVVVDASHGNSNKDHNRQVDVVTDIAGRLAAGDRDLVGVMMESFLVAGRQDLTLGRSAELAYGQSITDACLDWETTAAQLDRLAAAVAERRAR from the coding sequence ATGACTGCCACAGCCGATGAACCCGTCGAGGTGTCACAGATTCTCGCCCGTCACGCCGACGCCGCGGACCTCGACGATCGACGCACCCTGAGCATCAGCCCGCTGCTATCGCCCGCCGACATCCGCCGCGCGCACCCGATCGACGAGCCGCTCGCCGTGACCGTGCGCGCCGGCCGCCGGGCCACGGTCGACGTGCTGAACGGCGCCGACGATCGCCTCATGGTGATCGTCGGTCCCTGCTCGGTGCACGATCCGGACGCCGCCCTGGATTACGCGCGGCGGCTGGCGGCCAAGGCGGACGAGGTGTCCGACCGGCTGCACGTGGTGATGCGGGTGTACTTCGAGAAGCCGCGCACCACGCTGGGCTGGAAGGGCCTGATCAACGACCCGCACCTGGACGGGTCCTTCGACATCAACACCGGTCTGCGGCTGGGGCGGCGGCTGCTGGTCGACATCACCGCGCTCGGCCTGCCGGTCGCGTGCGAATTCCTCGACCCCATCACCCCGCAGTACATCGCGGACCTGGTGTCCTACGGGGCGATCGGGGCGCGCACGGCCGCCAGCCAGGTGCACCGGCAGCTGGCGAGCGCGCTGTCGATGCCGGTCGGCATCAAGAATGGCACCGACGGTGACGTGCAGGTGGCGGTCGACGGGGTGCGCGCCGCCGCCGCGAGTCACGTCTTCCCCGGCACCGATCTCGACGGGCGTTCCGCGCTCATCCGCACCGCGGGAAATCCGGACTGCCACGTGATCCTGCGCGGCGGGAGCAGCGGTCCGAATTACGACGCGGAGTCCGTGGCGCAGGCGTGCGGTCGATTGGACAAGGCGGGGCTGCCGCGGCGCGTGGTGGTCGACGCCAGTCACGGCAACAGCAACAAGGACCACAATCGGCAGGTGGACGTGGTCACCGATATCGCGGGGCGGCTGGCGGCCGGTGATCGCGACCTCGTCGGCGTCATGATGGAGAGCTTCCTCGTCGCGGGGCGGCAGGATCTCACCCTGGGCCGGTCGGCGGAGCTGGCCTACGGGCAGTCGATCACCGACGCCTGCCTCGATTGGGAAACCACTGCGGCGCAACTGGATCGGCTCGCGGCGGCCGTTGCGGAACGCCGCGCGCGCTGA
- a CDS encoding carboxymuconolactone decarboxylase family protein: MEPRFSLFGNDIAAKFVKRIGATQSPIDQSGLPKATQELVKIRASQINGCGFCTDMHTKDAAAVGETSVRLNLIAAWREATVFTEAERAALALVEEGTRIADAHHGPSEATWEQVRKHYDDDQIAALISLIALINAYNRLNVLAGTPAGSYEPGMFAE; the protein is encoded by the coding sequence ATGGAACCCCGTTTCAGCCTGTTCGGCAACGACATCGCCGCCAAGTTCGTCAAGCGGATCGGCGCCACCCAGTCGCCGATCGACCAGTCCGGCCTGCCCAAGGCCACCCAGGAACTGGTGAAGATCCGCGCCAGCCAGATCAACGGCTGCGGCTTCTGCACCGACATGCACACCAAGGATGCCGCGGCGGTGGGGGAGACCTCGGTGCGGCTGAACCTGATCGCCGCCTGGCGCGAGGCCACCGTGTTCACCGAGGCCGAGCGGGCCGCGCTCGCCCTCGTCGAGGAGGGCACCCGCATCGCCGACGCCCACCACGGGCCGAGCGAGGCGACCTGGGAGCAGGTGCGCAAACACTACGACGACGACCAGATCGCCGCGCTCATCTCGCTGATCGCGTTGATCAACGCCTACAACCGGCTCAATGTCCTCGCGGGCACGCCCGCCGGGAGCTACGAGCCCGGCATGTTCGCCGAGTGA